CTAAACATTGTCTGAGATTAACATTGCTCAATCTCAGTTGCTAGTCGCTATGGTCGTACTTTTAATCCGAAATGAGTTTAACCAAATCAATAAAACGTTTAAAACCAAGATAACGATTATTTAATTAATTCTTATCTCTCATCTTTATCCTGGATTAACTCGCATTAGAACCTGTCCAAACTCTACGGGATCGCCATTTTGGACAGATATTTCCATAATTTGCCCAGTTACTTCTCCTTCAATTTCATTCATGAGCTTCATTGCTTCAATAATACAAACTGTATCACCTTTATTAACCCGATCGCCTACCGAGACAAAAGGATCTTCGTCGGGAGCAGCGGCAGAATAAAATGTTCCTACCATAGGAGAGGTAATGTCTACCCACTTTTTGTCATCTGCCGTAGCTATAGGGGCTACTTCGGCGGTCACAGCCGAAACAGTTACAGGATTCACGGCGGCGGTATCTGTAGTCGGTTTCATAGCTTGAGGAGATATTGCCGCTTGAGGAACAGCAATTACGCCTTTATCTTTACGTACAGTCAATTCAAAATCATTATTCTTGAGAATCAACTCCGTGATGTCGGTTTGAGAGATCGCCCCTAACAATTCGCGGAGTTCTTGGAAATTTATAGACACAAACTATACAACCGTTATTAAGAGTAATTTTGTCATTCTCCAAGATAGCTGTGTAGTATTGCCGATCTAAGAGATTGAGTAACTTGCCGATTAATGCTTCAGCGGGGATTAATTTTCTCGACCCAAATAAGAACCATCGCGGGTATCGACTTTAATTTTTTCGCCAATAGAAATAAACAATGGCACCATAACCTGCGCCCCTGTTTCTACCGTAGCGGGTTTTGTCCCTCCTGTAGCCGTATCTCCCTTAACCCCAGGATCGGTATCAGTAATTTCTAACACTACTGAGGTTGGTAGCTCTATTTCTAGTACTTTTTCATCCCAGAAGATTACATTAACCTCCATTTCTTCTTTCAGAAAATTAATGCGATCGCCTAAACTCTCGCTATTCATCCGTGTCTCTTCATAGGTTTGCATATCCATAAAGACAAATTCTTCTCCATCTTTATAGGTATACTGCATGGTACGTTTTTCTAAATTTGCCTGAGGGACAGTTTCTCCCGCACGAAAGGTTTTTTCTACTGTATTTCCTGTCTGTACGTTTTTGAGCTTAGTCCTGACAAAAGCTGAACCTTTACCAGGTTTGACGTGCAGAAACTCTACTACTCGCCAAACAGAGCCATCTAGCTCGACAGTAACTCCTGTACGAAAGTCATTACTAGAAATCATGAAGCTAAAAATACTTGCTTAGAGATCGACATTTCATTTTACCTGATGAAGGACTTTTAAAAGGATGAAGATGAAGGATGAAGGATGAGAAAGTAGTAGTTAATCAATTATTTTTAAGTTCTTAAGTCTCCAATCGCCTATTTTCAGTCTCCCTGAATTAAGAGCAATTGAATACCACTGGAAGTAAAGAAATGTTGACAAGGGAGAGCAAATACTAAGAACATACACCTTAGTAATTAGTAGTTTTGGTTTGTCTTTAATCTTTATGTCCGCATTCTAATCAAAAATGAATTTTATGAACACACAAAAAAAGATTTTTTTTACCTGGTTTCAACCTCGGTTGAGCAATCGAGTTTTGTCCTTTGTCCTTAGCCTCACTATTTTGGGTGCTGGCTTGTTTGGCTGGCAGCCTCAGGCATCAGCTATCTTAGCTCAAGGAGATGCCGTCACAGATCCCCAAGCTATTTTGAGATATTCATTACCAATAGAGAATGATTCGGTTAGAAAACTGCAAAAAAATCTCGAAGATATTTCTAATCAACTGCGAGGAAAACGTTGGAAAAATATTGGTCGCGATCTTACGGAGGCTAATTTTGTCCTATCTGCTCGTCGCGATCGCCTGCTGGCAACCGTTTCTGATGAACGTAAACCCGAAGCAGAATCTTTAATCGCTCAATTAGTCGATGGAACTACAGAACTTAAAGAAATTGTGGAAACCAAAGATCGCGAAGCAACCTCTCTTAAAAGAAAAGAGCTACTAGATTTGGTCTCTGACTTAGAAGAATTAATGGTGGTTGGATATCCTTTTGAAGTGCCAGAAGAATATGCTAATCTGCCACAACTTTTAGGTCGCGCTACAGTTTTATTAGAGACAAACAAAGGGGATTTGGAAATTGTAGTAGATGGCTATAGTGCGCCTGTTAATGGAGGCAATTTTGTAGATTTAGTTAAACGAGGCTTTTATGACGGCTTAGATTTCAATCGCGCTGAAGATTTCTATATTTTGCAAGCTGGCGATCCTCCAGGTGAAGCAGATGGCTTTATTGACCCCGCAACCAATGAATATCGAGCCATCCCTATGGAAGTACTGGTGGAAGGGGATGAACTACCTGTATATGGTGAAACACTTGAAGAACTAGGTCGCTACCTAGATGTCCCAGCAATTCCTTTCAATGCCTATGGTGCAGTGGCTCTGGCTCGCCCTGCTGACGATCCCAACGGCGGTTCTTCTCAATTTTTCTTCTTTAAGTTTGATACAGAAATTACGCCTCCTGGTTATAACTTGATGGATGGACGTTATTCGGTCTTTGGTTATCTCACAAAAGGAAAAGAAGTTTTAGAGGAATTGACCGCAGGAGATAAGATTATCTCTGCCAAGGTGATTGATGGAATTGAAAACCTAAAAGAACCAAATTCACTCAATAGTTGAGGTCTAATAGTTAGTAGTTAATAGCCAACAGTCAAGAGTAAAGTAGGGTGGGCGTTTAGCTCACCTTACAACTGGATTAAAAAGCTAAAAGCTAATAGCTATCATGAGTATTCAACTAACAACTTCAAGCCAGGATCTAAAATGAGTAATGAACCGCTTTTAGTCAAAGATTTGGGTGAGCATGGTTTGTTAGAGAGGTTGCAGCGTTTTTGTCCTCCTGGTGTGGTTGGTGATGACGGAGCAATTATCAACACTCATTGCGATCGCTCTTTAGTAGTTACTACTGATGTTTTGGTAGAGGAAGTTCATTTTAGCGATCGCACTACTACCGCTTTTGATGTTGGCTGGCGGGCTACGGCTGCTAATTTATCGGATTTGGCAGCTATGGGGGCAACTCCGCTCGGAATTACCGTCGGCTTGTCTTTACCAGGAGAAAAGCTAGTCAGTTGGGTGGAGGCGGTTTATCAAGGAATAGATGCCTGTCTGAAGATTTATCAGACATCTTTGGTTGGCGGTGATATTTGTCGTTCTGCTGTAGCCAGTCTAGCTATTACCGCATTTGGCGAAGTAATTCCTCAAAGAGCCATCCGTCGTAGCTGCGCGCGACCAGGAGATGCAATTGTAATTACTGGTTTACACGGACTGTCACGGGGCGGATTGGAACTCTTGCTCGATCCTAGTACAGGAAGTAGTTTAACTCCAGCAGAGCGATCGCAGCTAATTGAAGCTCATCAACGACCAAAACCCAGATTAGATGTGCTGCCGTATTTGGCAAAAATTCCCCAGACAATTGCGATCGCTGGTATGGACAGTAGCGATGGATTAGCAGATGCAGTCAGACAAATTTGTTGGTGTAGTGGAGTTGGCGCAGCGATCAATCTATCCAGCATAACTATTTTTCCTGGATTAGTTAAGTTAGCAGGAAATACAACAGCTTGGGAGTGGATGTTTTACGGTGGTGAAGACTTTGAGCTAGTTCTCTGCCTGACTCCAAATTTCGCCTCTAACCTGGTCAGAGAGTTAGGCAAAAATGCAGCCGTGATTGGTGAAATTACTGCCAATCGAAAGATTCAAATTGTCAATCCGCAAAATTGGGCCGCTAAAAGCTTAAATCTAAATAAAGGATTTCAGCATTTCTAATTTTCGTTGATAATCATGATGTGCAAAGCACGGTTAATTAGCCTCAGGGCAAATTTACGACCGCAAAAGAGAATCAATAATCAGTCATTTTTCAATACTCCAGCAAAAATAGTTATCCTGGTATAAATTTGTCAAAAATGGGAATGCTAATTTTGGCAGAGAAAACCATAGAGCTATGTAATCAATTCGTTTTCTCTGGCTGTAGCGAGTAGCTCATTAAAACTGCGATCGACCCGACCGCGGTTGATTAAATTTAATGCCCTGTTCAATTCCAAATCCGATCTATGGAGCAGCGATTGTCTAAGACTATGCAGCACGCATTAGGAATCGATCACATTGACGACAAAATTCTGCGAGTTGTTCTAGAAAGTTCAAACAGCCCGACAATTCTGTCAGATTTGGCAGGTAAGATTGGTGATTTGTTGGTAGCAGATGTTTGTATTGTTGTTTCCATTGCAGCTCATCCTCACAGCGTTAATGATCTAGGCTACTGGCGACAAAATTCTGCTGTACTTCCCCATCAAGTTATTGAGCAATTGTCTTATCTATCGCTAGGTGATGATTGTATTGAGTTTTCCACAATCGAGCGCCCATCTCCTCTGTTTAATTTACTTGAGCCTTTGCTTCAGTCAATATCTCCCGCAGCAAGCTGGCTGGGAATGACAACTCGATTTCAGCATCAGACCAACGGCTTAGTTTTACTACTCAAGCAGTCTTCATGGACTAATTCTGAACGCGAACTATTAACCAAGACTTTAGATTCAATGGCGATCGCAATTTCTCAAGTGCAGCTTCAACAGCAAGCTAGTACTAAAACCAGATATCAAAACCTCCTTAAAAAATTGAGTCGAGAGATTAGTCAGGGCTATCAGCCTCGGCGATTGTTTGATAATTGCCTAGCTGAAATTTGTAGCGCTCTTCCAGTCGACCGAGGTACGATCCTGATGCTGAAGTATCAAAATCCTTTGAGAGCTAAAGGTAGAGGCAAACATTCTGTTAAGGGCACCGCTAAAATTGCCTATCAGTGGAATTCTCAGCCGGGATCGGGTTCTCATGCAGAACCATCTTTTAGTATTAACAACTCAGCTTTATGTCAAAAAGCCTGGCAAAATGCGCCCAACTGCCTCTACTTTGAATCTGATGCAGCTTTTCCCGATCTCAATAATGACCAGGTTCATTCCTGTGGAACTGCATTGTTAATGATGCCCTTGATGGGTAAAAAAACTAGTGAAACAGATACAGCAATGGTTCTAGGCTTTCTGGTTTTACAGCATAATGCTCCCCGTCGTTGGTTAGAAGATGAACTAGATTTGGTCGATTGGGTTGGAGTTCAAATCAGTACGGCTATTATTCATCATCAAACCCTAAATCGGGTACAGTCAATTGTTGATGAAAGAACAGCTCAACTTAAGTCCAGCATTGATATGCAGGCAAAACTTTCAGCTAAAATGCGCCAACATATTGAACAACTACAAAAGCTAAATCAGTTGAAAGATGACTTCATGAACAGCATAAGTCATGAACTAAAAACGCCTTTAACCAGCATGAAAATCGCCATTAAAATGCTGCGTCAAGGGCAAATATCACCTGAAATGCGAGAAAAATACTTAAATATTCTTGAACAGGAATGGAATCGCGAATATAGCTTGATTAAGGATTTACTGACGCTGCAACAGGTAGAATCAGGAGAACTAAACTACAGTCCTCAAGAACTAGATTTAAATCAAACTATTAATAATCTGACGCAATTTTTTACTGTTAAATGGCAATCAGACCGAGAAATTAATTTAGTCAGCACTATTTCCGAACCAAATTTAAAAATTTATACTGATGCCGATAGTCTGGAGTATATTCTTAACGAGCTGTTGTCCAACGCTGGTAAATATTGCGATCCCAATACCACAATTCAACTATTAGTAGAAAGCCATACTACCATAAATAACAAAGATATCGTAATTTCAGTAGCCAATATTGGTGCAGGAATCACTCCAGAAGAACTACCTCATATCTTTGATAAATTTAGACGCGGAAAAGGAGTTACAGATGGTGCTGTACCTGGAACTGGTTTAGGTTTAACTTTAGTGCAGTACTTAATTGAACATTTGAATGGCACAATTGAGGTGACCAGCGAACCATTTGACGATGAAATGGCATCATTTTTGACTACTTTTGTACTTAGATTACCTCAAATTCAACCATTTATTAGTTAGGCTAATGGTAATTTATTTAATGTTAGGTAATAAACACGGTCGATCGCTTTTAAATTAATCTTATTTCCCCATCGATCGATTTTCTGATATTTCTATGAAATGGCATAAACACAAACTCAATAAGCTAAAGTTATCGCGATCGCTTCCAGGCAGCTATCCTTATTCGCCATTTTTTCGTCAGCTTAAAATATTTGGCATTACTATTAAGCTAATATTTGCTTTGTGGTGGGACAAAGTTACAGGAAACAATTCCTCTGGCCGTAGACATCGTATTGCCAAATGGTTGGTTAGAAATATTCTGGAATTAGGTCCAACCTTTATTAAAATTGGACAGGCTTTATCAACTCGTGCTGATTTAATTCCCATAGAATATATTCAAGAGTTTGGTCAGCTACAGGATAGAGTGCCACCCTTTAGTTCAGATATGGCGATCGCCGTAATTGAAACCGAATTGGGTAAGCCAATCTCAACGCTGTTTGCCGAGTTTAATCCTACTCCTTTGGCTGCTGCTTCTTTGGGTCAGGTACACAAAGCTAGGCTACATACAGGGGAAGATGTAGTAATTAAGGTGCAGCGTCCTGGTTTAGCCCGTTTGTTTAACTTGGATTTTGAGATTTTACATCGTTTGGTCAGATGGCTCAATCGTTTGCTCAAAAGCGCGAGAAAATTTAATCTAGAATCAATTTATCGCGAATTTTTTGAACTGCTGTATTTAGAAATTGACTATATTCATGAAGGCAAAAATGCCGATCGCTTTCGAGAGAACTTTCAAAACTATCAGCGGGTGTCTGTGCCTCAAGTTTATTGGCAATATACCACCTCAAAGATTTTAACTTTAGAATATCTACCAGGTATCAAAATTGATAATCGCCCCGCTTTAGAAGCTAGTCAAATTGACACTCAAGAAGTTATTCAGCTCGGCATTACCTGTTATTTAAAACAGCTTTTAGAAGACGGTTTTTTTCAATCAGACCCCCATCCAGGTAACATGGCGGTTAGTCCACGGGGAGACATTATCTTTTATGATTTTGGCACGATGGCAGAAGTCAAAACCATCGACAAAGATCAGATGATTAAAACGTTTTTTGCGGTTTTAAAGAAAGATACGGATGAGGTAGTGGAAACTTTAATCTATATGGGTCTAATTGAACCCGTCGCCGATATGACTCCCGTTAAGCGGATGATCGCCTTTATGATTGAGGAATTTCGCGATAAACCTGTAGACGTTAGAGCTTTTGAACAAATAACCGATGAAGTCTATGCGATCTTTGAGCAACAGCCATTTCGTCTCCCGCCTCAGATGACTTTTATCGTTAAGTCTTTAACTACCCTCGACGGCATTGCTCGCGCTTTAGATCCTCAGTACAACCTATTAGCAGCAGCCCAACCATTTTTAAAACAAATAGCCTTCCAGCAACAGCAAGGAAGTATGTTGGGTATTTTAGCTCGACAAACAAAAGACTTTATTCAATATAAATTGAAACAGCCTAACCGCACTCAAATGTCGATTATGCGCCTGGAATCTCGTCTAGATTTAGGCGAACTACAGGTCAAGGTTAGATCCACAGAAAGCGAACGCTCTCTAAAACAAATTCAGTTAGGAATCAAAAGCTTAATTTACACTTGCTTATCAGGTTTTAGCTTGCTATCGGGTTCAGTGCTGCTAGTAGGACAATTAAAAGGTGTGGCGATCGCGCTTTTTTGCTTTGCTACCTTTTGGTTTATCTTGCTCTTACGCTCTTTAAGCAGCATGGCAATGACTGAGAAAATGTATAAAATGGCGCAGAAATAAGTAATAAATAATAAGTAACGCTTAATATGAATTATTTGCTTCTCTGGCGACTAAACCAAGTCTGTAACTGTTGACGACAAGATGTTTCTTCGATCCCTGCTAAGACTTGTAAAGAATGATTGGAACAATTACCGTCAGGAAGATTGGTAACGCTTCGTATTGCTCCAGTTTTGGGATCGTCAGCACCATAAACTAATAAACCCAAACGGGCATGAATAATAGCCCCCGCACACATCGGACAAGGTTCAAGAGTGACGTAGAGGGTACAGTTGTGGAGATAGCAATTCTCGAAGGCTTTAGTTGCGGTACGGATGGCTAAAATTTCGGCGTGAGCAGTTGGATCTTGCTCTCTGAACTTGCGGTTGGCTGCTTCGGCTATCAAATTGCCATGGCGATCGATAATTACTGCCCCAACAGGTACTTCGCCTGTATTTCCAGCGGTTTGAGCTAACTTTAAGGCATATTTCATCCAGCGACAATGAATCAGATATGAGTCATAGCTTAATTGAGCCAGAGAATCTGTTGCTACTTTGTAGCTCGACTTTTTAGTCATTTAATCAAATCAGTGGGAATATATACAATTGCAGATCGATCTATCAGGGAAAAACATTACACTAAATGTTAAAGCATCCACCAGATAAGATTATTTTTTAATTATTAGTAATGAAAACAGCGGAAATATCATCCATCCTGGAGCGTCTTTTCAATAGCGAGGATATTAACCACGATGTCGAAGAAGCTTGGCAAATTAAAAACTCTCAAATACATTTATTAGTTATTCTTTCAGAAGATCATACTTGGTTGAGATTATTATCTCCCATCGCAGCAGCTAATCAAGCTCAGTCTTTATTACCCCAACTATTAGAAGAGAACTTTGATACTACCCAAGAAGTTCGCTACGCTATCAATCAAAATGTCCTGTGGGGTATATTTCATCATCGTTTGGTCAGTTTGACCTCAGAAGATTTAGAAAGTGCGATCGCATCTCTAGCCTCTCTGGTTGAAAAAGGTTTATCTCCGTCTTTTAACCAGCTAATTGAAAAACAAATTATCCAAATTGTTAAAACAGCAAAGGCTCAAGGACAAAGCTTAGAGTCTACTTATCAAACTATTGACCGCTTCTATCAGGAAGGAGTTATGGGCGGTATCGATCAAGATCCTAACCAAAGAGAACAGTTTTTAGCTGCTTGGAAAGCTCAGTTAGAACGTTTATGGTCTGAGGTTGAGGTTTAATTTAGCTAGCTTTTAGCCATTAGCTATTAGCTTTTAGCTATTAGCTTTTAGTCTTTGAAGACGAAGCTCAAATATTGTTGGCGATCAACGAAAAGTAAAAATTATGAACAATCAATCATCAACTATTAATAATCAGCAGCAAGATCTGGTTGAAATTTTACGGGAAGATTACGCAAGATTTCCCGATAATCAAACCTTTGAGATCTATGCAGATAATGTCTATTTTAAAGACCCGTTGAATGAATTTAATGGCATTAAAAAGTATCAGGCAATGATTGGCTTTTTGGGTAGCTTTTTTAACAACGTTGAGATGGAAGTTCATAACTTAGAGCGAGAAGGAGAAATAATCAAGATTGAGTGGACGCTTAATATGACTCCTCCGCTACCTTGGAAACCCCGCTTATCTATTCCTGGCTGGAGCGAATTGAAGGTAAACGATGAGAATTTGATTAGTTCTCATATCGATTATTGGCACATTTCCCGCTGGAAAGTTTTACGTCAGAATTTCTTTTGAAGCAAAAAAGCGTCACAATAAAGTTAAGTAATGTAAATATATTTAATTTAGGATCTAAATTTAGATGCGTGTAATTTTAAT
This genomic window from Coleofasciculaceae cyanobacterium contains:
- the accB gene encoding acetyl-CoA carboxylase biotin carboxyl carrier protein, translated to MSINFQELRELLGAISQTDITELILKNNDFELTVRKDKGVIAVPQAAISPQAMKPTTDTAAVNPVTVSAVTAEVAPIATADDKKWVDITSPMVGTFYSAAAPDEDPFVSVGDRVNKGDTVCIIEAMKLMNEIEGEVTGQIMEISVQNGDPVEFGQVLMRVNPG
- the efp gene encoding elongation factor P, with the protein product MISSNDFRTGVTVELDGSVWRVVEFLHVKPGKGSAFVRTKLKNVQTGNTVEKTFRAGETVPQANLEKRTMQYTYKDGEEFVFMDMQTYEETRMNSESLGDRINFLKEEMEVNVIFWDEKVLEIELPTSVVLEITDTDPGVKGDTATGGTKPATVETGAQVMVPLFISIGEKIKVDTRDGSYLGREN
- a CDS encoding peptidylprolyl isomerase, producing MNTQKKIFFTWFQPRLSNRVLSFVLSLTILGAGLFGWQPQASAILAQGDAVTDPQAILRYSLPIENDSVRKLQKNLEDISNQLRGKRWKNIGRDLTEANFVLSARRDRLLATVSDERKPEAESLIAQLVDGTTELKEIVETKDREATSLKRKELLDLVSDLEELMVVGYPFEVPEEYANLPQLLGRATVLLETNKGDLEIVVDGYSAPVNGGNFVDLVKRGFYDGLDFNRAEDFYILQAGDPPGEADGFIDPATNEYRAIPMEVLVEGDELPVYGETLEELGRYLDVPAIPFNAYGAVALARPADDPNGGSSQFFFFKFDTEITPPGYNLMDGRYSVFGYLTKGKEVLEELTAGDKIISAKVIDGIENLKEPNSLNS
- the thiL gene encoding thiamine-phosphate kinase; the protein is MSNEPLLVKDLGEHGLLERLQRFCPPGVVGDDGAIINTHCDRSLVVTTDVLVEEVHFSDRTTTAFDVGWRATAANLSDLAAMGATPLGITVGLSLPGEKLVSWVEAVYQGIDACLKIYQTSLVGGDICRSAVASLAITAFGEVIPQRAIRRSCARPGDAIVITGLHGLSRGGLELLLDPSTGSSLTPAERSQLIEAHQRPKPRLDVLPYLAKIPQTIAIAGMDSSDGLADAVRQICWCSGVGAAINLSSITIFPGLVKLAGNTTAWEWMFYGGEDFELVLCLTPNFASNLVRELGKNAAVIGEITANRKIQIVNPQNWAAKSLNLNKGFQHF
- a CDS encoding ATP-binding protein, which encodes MQHALGIDHIDDKILRVVLESSNSPTILSDLAGKIGDLLVADVCIVVSIAAHPHSVNDLGYWRQNSAVLPHQVIEQLSYLSLGDDCIEFSTIERPSPLFNLLEPLLQSISPAASWLGMTTRFQHQTNGLVLLLKQSSWTNSERELLTKTLDSMAIAISQVQLQQQASTKTRYQNLLKKLSREISQGYQPRRLFDNCLAEICSALPVDRGTILMLKYQNPLRAKGRGKHSVKGTAKIAYQWNSQPGSGSHAEPSFSINNSALCQKAWQNAPNCLYFESDAAFPDLNNDQVHSCGTALLMMPLMGKKTSETDTAMVLGFLVLQHNAPRRWLEDELDLVDWVGVQISTAIIHHQTLNRVQSIVDERTAQLKSSIDMQAKLSAKMRQHIEQLQKLNQLKDDFMNSISHELKTPLTSMKIAIKMLRQGQISPEMREKYLNILEQEWNREYSLIKDLLTLQQVESGELNYSPQELDLNQTINNLTQFFTVKWQSDREINLVSTISEPNLKIYTDADSLEYILNELLSNAGKYCDPNTTIQLLVESHTTINNKDIVISVANIGAGITPEELPHIFDKFRRGKGVTDGAVPGTGLGLTLVQYLIEHLNGTIEVTSEPFDDEMASFLTTFVLRLPQIQPFIS
- a CDS encoding AarF/ABC1/UbiB kinase family protein, which codes for MKWHKHKLNKLKLSRSLPGSYPYSPFFRQLKIFGITIKLIFALWWDKVTGNNSSGRRHRIAKWLVRNILELGPTFIKIGQALSTRADLIPIEYIQEFGQLQDRVPPFSSDMAIAVIETELGKPISTLFAEFNPTPLAAASLGQVHKARLHTGEDVVIKVQRPGLARLFNLDFEILHRLVRWLNRLLKSARKFNLESIYREFFELLYLEIDYIHEGKNADRFRENFQNYQRVSVPQVYWQYTTSKILTLEYLPGIKIDNRPALEASQIDTQEVIQLGITCYLKQLLEDGFFQSDPHPGNMAVSPRGDIIFYDFGTMAEVKTIDKDQMIKTFFAVLKKDTDEVVETLIYMGLIEPVADMTPVKRMIAFMIEEFRDKPVDVRAFEQITDEVYAIFEQQPFRLPPQMTFIVKSLTTLDGIARALDPQYNLLAAAQPFLKQIAFQQQQGSMLGILARQTKDFIQYKLKQPNRTQMSIMRLESRLDLGELQVKVRSTESERSLKQIQLGIKSLIYTCLSGFSLLSGSVLLVGQLKGVAIALFCFATFWFILLLRSLSSMAMTEKMYKMAQK
- the tadA gene encoding tRNA adenosine(34) deaminase TadA, with product MTKKSSYKVATDSLAQLSYDSYLIHCRWMKYALKLAQTAGNTGEVPVGAVIIDRHGNLIAEAANRKFREQDPTAHAEILAIRTATKAFENCYLHNCTLYVTLEPCPMCAGAIIHARLGLLVYGADDPKTGAIRSVTNLPDGNCSNHSLQVLAGIEETSCRQQLQTWFSRQRSK
- a CDS encoding DUF2358 domain-containing protein produces the protein MNNQSSTINNQQQDLVEILREDYARFPDNQTFEIYADNVYFKDPLNEFNGIKKYQAMIGFLGSFFNNVEMEVHNLEREGEIIKIEWTLNMTPPLPWKPRLSIPGWSELKVNDENLISSHIDYWHISRWKVLRQNFF